The following is a genomic window from Verrucosispora sp. WMMD573.
CGTCGACCAGTTTCCCGGCGTTGGCGATACCGACCTCGACCGCCGTCCGCGCCTCCTGCCGGGTCATCGCGGCGGTGACGGTCATGTCCCGGGTACCGGCCCGGATCGGCGTGCTGATTAGTCGGGGCGCCTCCGGTCCGGGTACGCCGTCGGGGGTGTCGAGGTCGGTCGGGTCGGCGACCGGCAACGGCCCGGCCACCCCGACGTCGATCACGGTCACCGAGGCGCCAGCCTGCCGGGCGAAGGCGTTGACCACCGCTCCACCGGCCAGGAAGTTCGCGACCATCTGCCCGGTGACCTCCTGCGGCCAGGGACTGACCCGTTGGGCGTGTACGCCGTGATCACCGGCGAAGATCGCCACCGCCGCCTGGTCGGGCACCGGTGGCGGGCAGCTGCCCGCCAGGCCGGCGAGGCGCACGGACAGCTCCTCCAACGCGCCGAGCGAGCCGGCGGGCTTGGTCAGACGCGCCTGCAACTGCCTCGCCGCGGTCATCGCCGGCTCGTCGAGCGGGCCGATGGCCGCGATGGTGTTCTCCAGCATCATGCCTCCATGATCTCGGCCAGCACGTCGATGAACGCGTCGGTGGTCACCCGATCCCGCACTGCGATCCGTAGCCAGTCGGAGCCGAGTCCCGGAAACGTGTCGCCCCGGCGTACCGCCCAGCCCCGCGCCCGCAGCCGGTCCCGGATCCGGTCGGCCCCGGAGATCCGCACCAGCACGAAGGCGCTGGCCGGGCGGCCCGCCACGCGTACCCCGGGCAGGGCCGCAAGCCGCGCGACCAGGTGTTCGCGGTCGGTCGCGAGTTGCGCGGCGATGGCGCGTTCGGCCTGGGCCGCCGCGGGGCTCGCGCAGGCTTCGGCGGCAGCCAGCGCGGGGGTGGAGACCGCCCACAGCGGCTGTACGGCGGCCAGCCGGCGCAGCAGCGCGGCCTCGCCGAGCAGGTAACCGATCCGCAACCCGGCCAGCCCCCACGTCTTGGTGAGGCTACGTACGACCAGCAGGCCCGGCAGGTCCCGGCGGGCGGCCAGCGATTCGGGTTCACCGGGTACCCCGGGCGCGGCGGCGGTGTCCGCGAACGCCTCGTCCACCACGAGTACGCGGCCTGGGCGGGCCAGTGCGGCGAGGTCGGCGGCGGGGTGCAGCACGGAGGTGGGATTGGTCGGGTTACCGATGACGACCAGGTCGGCGTCGGTGGGTATCCGCTCCGGGTGGAGCCGAAAGTCGTCCGCCGGGTCGAGCAGCACCCGCTGCACGGTGTGCCCGGCGGCCCGAAGCGCGGCCTCCGGCTCGGTGAACTGCGGGTGCACCACCACCGGGTGACGTAGCCCGCGCAGCGCCTGAGCGAGCAGCACGAAGCCTTCGGCGGCACCGGCGGTGAGCAGCACCTCCTCCGGTGGCCGGCGGTGCCGGGCGGCGACGGCGGCGCGGGCCGGACGGGGGTCCGGGTACGCGGCGAGGTCGGCCATCGACGCGGTGATCGGCTCGGCCAGCCAGCGCGGCAGCGGGGCGCGTCGCACGTTGACGGCGAGGTCGACCAGGCCCGCGGCGACCTCGGCGTCACCGTGGTGGGCGAGGTCCGGCTCGGCCACCGACGCGCTGGATCTCGTGGTCAGCTGCCCATGCATGACCGCGATCCTGCCGGGAAGGCGGCGCGGGGGACAGCGACCCGGCGGGTGGGCCACATCACCACCGATCACTTCATGAGTATTTCTCATGGACGAATCGGAAATGTCATAACTTGGCGGTGTGAGCTACCGACCCCTCGCTGCCGCTGGTCGTCTCGTTCCGCTGCTCCGTGCCGGGCTGATCGCCGGCATCGTCGTCGCCGCCGCCGCGTACCCGGTCGTCGCGGTGACCGGCATCGGCGCCAAGGCCACCGCGCACGCCGTGGAGAGCAAGACCCGCCTGCTGACCACGGCCCTGCCCGCCGAGACCTCCTACCTGTACGCGCCCGACGGCAAGACCGTGCTGACCATGTTCTTCGAGGAGTACCGGCAGTACACCAAGCTGTCGGACATCTCGCCCAACATGCAGCAGGCCATCGTGGCCGCCGAGGACAACCGCTTCTACCAGCACCACGGCGTCGACCCGAAGGGGGTCGCCCGGGCCTTCGTGGCCAACGCCCGTTCCAGCGGCGTCTCCCAGGGGGCTTCCACGCTCACCATGCAGTACGTCCGGATGGCGCTGCGCGACAGCGCCACCACCCCGAGGGAGGTGCAGGAGGCCACGGCGCAGACCCCGACCCGCAAGATCAAGGAGATGCGCATGGCGGTCGACCTGGAGAAGGAGCTGAGCAAGGAGGAGATCCTGGAGCGTTACCTCAACTCGGCCTACTTCGGGCACCGCGCGTACGGCATCTACGCCGCGAGCGAGATCTTCTTCTCGAAGACCCCGAAGGAGTTGACCGCGGTCGAGGCGGCCACCCTCGCCGGCCTGGTGAAGTCGCCATCCCAGTACGACCCGGCCAGTTCCGACCAGAAGGACGCCACCGCCCGGCGCAACTACGTCCTCGACAACATGGCCCGACTCGGTTATCTCTCGCCGGACTCCGCCCAGGCCGCGAAGGGCGAGCCGATCCGGCTCCGGCTGACCTACCCGCCCAACGACTGCGCCGCCGTTCCCGACAAGTGGAACAGCTGGGGCTTCCTCTGCGACTACCTGAAGAACTGGTGGAGCGCTCAGCCGGCGTTCGGTGAGAACCGGCTCCAGCGGTTGGACAAGCTGCGCCGGGGCGGGTACCGGATCGTGCTCAGCATGGACCCGAAGATCCAGACGGCGGCGGAGAAGAACGTCGGCACCCAGTCGAACACCGGCAGCCCGTTCGCCAACGGCATCGTGGTCTCCGAACCGGGCACCGGACGGGTAAAGGCGATGGCGGTGAACCGCACGTACTCGCTTGAGGTCGACGAGAATCCGCTCAGCTCCAACCCGGAGGCGGGTCCAGAGGTGCGGGCCAACTACCCGAACACGGTGGCGCCCCTGATGGGCGGCGGTGGCCTGCCCGGCTACCAGGCGGGGTCGACGTTCAAGATGTTCCCCATGCTCGCCGCCCTCGACGCCGGCATGCCACTCAACACCACCTTCAACGCGCCGCACAGCTACCGCTCCGAGGTCTACGACGGCTGGCAGCCGTCCAACGCCAGCGGCGCGATGAGCGGCACCCAGACCATGTGGTCCGGTTTCGGCAAGTCGGTGAACACCTACTTCGTCTGGCTGGAGGAGCAGGTCGGGGCGGAACGGGCCGTCCGGCTCGCCGAGCAACTGGGGCTGCGCTGGCGTACCGACGTGGACCGGGAGCACGCCTCCCCTTCGAAGGCCAACAAGTGGGGTGCCTTCACCCTGGGCGTCTCCGACGCCACGCCCCTGGAGATGGCCAACGCCTACGCCGCGGTCGCCGCCGACGGGCGCTACTGCGAGGCGCTGCCGGTCAACGCGATCTACAACCGGGACGGCACCCCGGCCACCTACACCACACCGGGTGGCATCGAACGTGAGGTCGCCAAGCCGCGCTGCCGCCAGGTGGTCAGCGCCGACGCGGCGCGCGCCGCCACCGACGCCGCCCGCTGTCCCACCGGCGACACCCCGGCCAAGGGCAGTTGCGGCGGCTGGTCCACGGCGGACAGCGTGCGCGGGACGGTGGGCCGCCCGGTGGCCGGCAAGACCGGTACCACGGACAGCACCCGATCCGCCTGGTTCGTCGGCTACACGCCGGAGCTGGCGGCGGCCAGCTTTATCTCCGACCCCGACAATCCCTTCAACGCGGTCGGTGACGGGCAGTCGCAGATCCCGATCGCCGCGGTGTCGAACACCCTCCGCGACGCCCTGAAGGGCAAGCCCGTTCGGGACTTCGTCCCACCGTCGGACCGGATCGTCGGTTGACGGTCAGGCTGGCGGCCCCCCGGCCGGCCCGGACACCACACCGGCCGGATCGCCCGGCGCGACACCCACCGGCCCGCCCGGGGCACCGCCGCCGACCCCGACCGGGACCGTGGCCGGCTCGGCCGCCGCGGCGGCCACCAGCCGGGTCGCGATCTGCGGGTACCCGGCCCAGTGCGGAACGAGCTGGGAGGCGTGCACTCCCCGCCAGATGAACCCCTCCGGCGCGCCACCCGGCCAGCTCCACGCCGGGCGCTGCCCGCCCCGGGGGGTGAGGACGGCCCGGTGCTCCTTGTGGCCGGTCACCACCTCGCCCCGGACGGCGACCACGCTGTCGCCCTGCGCGGTCGCCTCCCGGTAGCCGACCACCAGCCCGTCCCGCAGACTGCCGATCGCGTCGAGCACCCCGCACATCGGCAGCCCGTCGAGTTCCCGGGCCAGCCAGAGCAGGCCGGCCCCCTCGGCGACCACCGGACGCCCGGTTCGGGCCAGCTCGGCGACCGCGATGCACAGCCGCCGGTTGGCGGAGAGCTGCTCCGCGTACGACTCGGGCAACGCGCCGCCGACCACAAGTGCCCGGGTGCCGGCCGGCAGCACCTCGTCGGCGAACGGGTCTAGCGTCGTCACCTCCGCCCCGGCGGCCCGCAGCAACTCGGCCGTCTCGGCATGGCTGAAGCTGCCGCCCGGTCCACCGAGCAGCGCCACGACCGGACGCGCGGCACCGCCGGGCCGGGCCGGCGCGGCCTCGTCGGCGTGCTGCGGAGACCATGGCTGCACACCCAGCGCCGGCGCCGAGCGGGCCAGCCCGAGCAGCCGCTCCAGGTCGACGGTGGCGGTCACCGCCTCGCCCAGCCGCCGGACCGCCCGGGTGGCCTCGTCGGCGCCTTCGAGGACCGGCACCACGCCGTGCCGACGGGACGGCAGCACCGAGGGCAGGTCCTGGCGGCGCAGCGCGCCGTAGACCGGCACACCGATGTCGTCGAGCGCCTCCCGCAGCAGCGCCTCGTGCCGGGCGGAGGCGACCCGGTTGAGGATCACTCCACCGATCCACAACTGTTCGTCGTACGCCCGGAAGCCGTGCACCAGGGCGGCCACCGACTGGCCCATCGCGGCGACGTCGACCACCAGCACCACCGGGCTGCGCAGCACGGTGGCGACGGCGGCGGTCGACTCGGTCTCGCTCCGGCCGGTCAGGCTGTCGTAGAGACCCATGCTGCCCTGCACCACGGCGAGCTCCGTGCCGGCCGCGCCGTGCAGCAGCAGCGGGGCGATGCGGTCGGCGCCCACCAGCCGCGGATCCAGGGTGCGCCCCGGTCGGCCGCTGGCCAACCCGAGGTACGCCGCATCGACCTGATCGGGCCCGATCTTGAAGCCGGTCACATCGAGGCCCCGGTCGGCGAACGCGGCGAGCAGACCGATCGCCAACGCGTTCTTGCCGTGTCCGGAGGAGGGAGCACTGAGCACCAGACGCGGCACGACGGTCATCATCGACTCCTCGCGAGCGGTCGGCGTGCCGACCGTCGGCGCGCTCCGCCCGCGTGACGATAGCTGAAGCGGACGCCGCGCACGCACCCTGCGCCGCCCCGTCCGTGGCAGGTCAGGCAGTCGGTGGCGGACCGCCTCGACGCCGGTACGCTCCGCCACGGCGAGGCCGCCTCCGCCCGTCTCCGGTCGAAGCCACAGCCTGCGGCAGCCCACGGTGGCGAGCGACACCCGAGTGCCCCGACGGCTCGACACAGTGGCGGCGGTCACCCGGGTAATCTCGTGGCGTGTACCGGTTCCTGCTGACGCCGCGCTGGCTGGGCCTTCTCGTGCTGGCCCTGACCGCCGCCACGGTGATGGTGCTGCTCGGCAACTGGCAGTTGGACCGCTACCACGGCCGGACCGCGATCAACGAACGCATCGACGCCGGCCTGCGGATGGCCCCGGTGCCGCTGCGCGAGGCGCTGCCCGCGCCGACCGGTGGCCCCGGCGCGGTCGGCGCGCCACCGGCGGCGGAGCGGACCTTCACCCGGGTCACCGTGACCGGCCGGTACGACACCGACAACATCGTCCTGGTGCGGGGCCGTACGGTCGACAGTCGGGTCGGCTTCGAGGTGGTCACCCCGCTGCTGCTGGCCGACGGCACCGCCGTCCTGGTGGACCGGGGCTGGATCCCGCCCGCCCCGGGTGGGGCGGTGGCACAGCCCGACGTGCCACCCGCGCCGGCCGGCGAGGTGACCATCGAGGGCCGGGTGCACGCGAGCGAGAGCGGCGACGCCAAGGTGTCCCGCCGCGAGGGCCGGCTGGAGAGCCGCCGGGTCTCCGTGCCTCAGCTTGCCGGCGAGCTGCCGTATCCGGTGCACGGCGCGTACCTGCTCCTCGACGAGCAGACGCCGGCCGCCGACCCGGTGTTCCGGGCGGTGCCGGTGGGCCACGCCAACAACTGGCAGAACCTCGGCTACGTCGTCCAATGGTGGATCTTCGCGGCGATGACAGTGGTCGGCTACGGCTGGGTCGCCCGCCGCGAGGCCCGCCGGATCGCCGGGGTGGTCGACGAACGGCCCCGTGACCGGGCCGCCGACTCCGGCACGCCGGCCACCGCCTGACCGCTCAGCCGGACGGCCGGCCGGCGTGGATCGCCCGGACGGCGTCGATGGTGTCGGCCTCGGCTGCCGTCTTGTCGTCCCGATAGCGGACCACCCGGGCGAATCGCAGGGCGACCCCACCGGGATAGCGTGAACTGCTCTGCACGCCGTCAAAGGCGATCTCCACGACCTGTTCGGGTCGGACCCGGACGACCCAGTCCCCGCGATCCACCGCGAGGCCGAGGAAGCGCTCGGTCTGCCAGCGCAGCAGCTCGTCGGTGAGCCCCTTGAAGGTCTTGCCGAGCATCACGAACCCGCCGGTGCCCGGGTCGCGAGCGCCGAGGTGAAGGTTCGACAACCACCCGGTGCGTCGGCCGCTGCCCCACTCCACGGCGAGCACGACCAGGTCGAGAGTGTGCCGGGGTTTCACCTTGACCCAGGCGGCGCCACGCCGCCCAGCGTCGTAGGGCGCGTCCGGCGCCTTGACCACCACGCCTTCCTGGCCCGCGTCGAGCGCGGCGGCGAAGGCCGCGCCGGCCTGCTCCGGGCCGTCCACCTCCATCCGCCCGACCAGCAGCGACGCGTCGGCCGTGCCGCGCAGCGCCGCCCACCGCTCCCGGCCCGGCAGATCGATCAGATCCACCCCGTCGAGGTGCAGTAGGTCGAAGAAGTACGGCGTCAGCACGGTCGCACCGGTGCGTTCGGCGGCGGCGCGTACCGCCGGTGCGACAGGTGCACCGGCGGCGGGACCGGCCGACCCGGACCGGCGGGCGGCGGCGCTGGACGTCTGCTGGAAGGGCAGGGGCCGGCCGGTGGCGTCCAGCCCGATGGCCTCCCCGTCGAGGACGATCTCCCGGGCGGGCAGGGTGCGCACGGCGGCGACCACCTCGGGCACCCGGGCGGTGATCTCGTCGAGGCTGCGGGAGAAAACGGCGATGTCGGAACCACTGCGGTGCACCTGGATGCGGATGCCGTCGAGCTTCACGTCGACCACCGCGGGCACCCCGGTGGCGGCGAGCGCCTCGTCGACAGTGGACGCGCTCTGCGCCAGCATCGGCGCCAGGGGCCGGCCCACCCGCAGGCCGAACTCGGCCAACGCCACGGCTCCGCCGCCGAGGGCGGCCACCGCCACCGCCCGCAGGTCGCCAGCGAGCAGCAGCGCCCTGCGTACCACCGAGGCGGAGACCCCGGCGGCTCGGGCGATAGCGTCGGCGAGCAGCCCGGCCTGAGCGCCGTGCCGCAGCTCGCCGAGGAACAGGCCGGTCAGCAGGCGCTGCTCGTCGGCGGTGGCGGCCGCGTACAGCGCCTGCACCAGGGCCCGACGGCGAGCCTGCGAGCCCGGGCCGTGCACGGCCGCGATCTCGTCGATCGCCGCGTCGACCGCCGACACCGTCAGCGTCGGCTCGGCCGCCGGCGCGGGCAGCTCACCCAGGCTGGCCCAGCCGACGCCGGTCTGCCGCTGACGCAGCTCACCGGCGAGCCAGCCGGAGCCCGCCGCCACCTCGGGCGGGTCGAGCCGCCGCAGGGCATCGGCGAGCAGCTCCACCTTGGCCCGACGACCGCTGGTGGCGCCGACGGCCGCCGAGATGGCAGCCAGGTCCAGGAACCGCACGACCCCATCCTGCCAGCCACCACCGACAACCGGCGC
Proteins encoded in this region:
- a CDS encoding cobyrinate a,c-diamide synthase; protein product: MTVVPRLVLSAPSSGHGKNALAIGLLAAFADRGLDVTGFKIGPDQVDAAYLGLASGRPGRTLDPRLVGADRIAPLLLHGAAGTELAVVQGSMGLYDSLTGRSETESTAAVATVLRSPVVLVVDVAAMGQSVAALVHGFRAYDEQLWIGGVILNRVASARHEALLREALDDIGVPVYGALRRQDLPSVLPSRRHGVVPVLEGADEATRAVRRLGEAVTATVDLERLLGLARSAPALGVQPWSPQHADEAAPARPGGAARPVVALLGGPGGSFSHAETAELLRAAGAEVTTLDPFADEVLPAGTRALVVGGALPESYAEQLSANRRLCIAVAELARTGRPVVAEGAGLLWLARELDGLPMCGVLDAIGSLRDGLVVGYREATAQGDSVVAVRGEVVTGHKEHRAVLTPRGGQRPAWSWPGGAPEGFIWRGVHASQLVPHWAGYPQIATRLVAAAAAEPATVPVGVGGGAPGGPVGVAPGDPAGVVSGPAGGPPA
- the cobC gene encoding Rv2231c family pyridoxal phosphate-dependent protein CobC, producing MHGQLTTRSSASVAEPDLAHHGDAEVAAGLVDLAVNVRRAPLPRWLAEPITASMADLAAYPDPRPARAAVAARHRRPPEEVLLTAGAAEGFVLLAQALRGLRHPVVVHPQFTEPEAALRAAGHTVQRVLLDPADDFRLHPERIPTDADLVVIGNPTNPTSVLHPAADLAALARPGRVLVVDEAFADTAAAPGVPGEPESLAARRDLPGLLVVRSLTKTWGLAGLRIGYLLGEAALLRRLAAVQPLWAVSTPALAAAEACASPAAAQAERAIAAQLATDREHLVARLAALPGVRVAGRPASAFVLVRISGADRIRDRLRARGWAVRRGDTFPGLGSDWLRIAVRDRVTTDAFIDVLAEIMEA
- a CDS encoding transglycosylase domain-containing protein, translated to MSYRPLAAAGRLVPLLRAGLIAGIVVAAAAYPVVAVTGIGAKATAHAVESKTRLLTTALPAETSYLYAPDGKTVLTMFFEEYRQYTKLSDISPNMQQAIVAAEDNRFYQHHGVDPKGVARAFVANARSSGVSQGASTLTMQYVRMALRDSATTPREVQEATAQTPTRKIKEMRMAVDLEKELSKEEILERYLNSAYFGHRAYGIYAASEIFFSKTPKELTAVEAATLAGLVKSPSQYDPASSDQKDATARRNYVLDNMARLGYLSPDSAQAAKGEPIRLRLTYPPNDCAAVPDKWNSWGFLCDYLKNWWSAQPAFGENRLQRLDKLRRGGYRIVLSMDPKIQTAAEKNVGTQSNTGSPFANGIVVSEPGTGRVKAMAVNRTYSLEVDENPLSSNPEAGPEVRANYPNTVAPLMGGGGLPGYQAGSTFKMFPMLAALDAGMPLNTTFNAPHSYRSEVYDGWQPSNASGAMSGTQTMWSGFGKSVNTYFVWLEEQVGAERAVRLAEQLGLRWRTDVDREHASPSKANKWGAFTLGVSDATPLEMANAYAAVAADGRYCEALPVNAIYNRDGTPATYTTPGGIEREVAKPRCRQVVSADAARAATDAARCPTGDTPAKGSCGGWSTADSVRGTVGRPVAGKTGTTDSTRSAWFVGYTPELAAASFISDPDNPFNAVGDGQSQIPIAAVSNTLRDALKGKPVRDFVPPSDRIVG
- a CDS encoding SURF1 family protein, which gives rise to MYRFLLTPRWLGLLVLALTAATVMVLLGNWQLDRYHGRTAINERIDAGLRMAPVPLREALPAPTGGPGAVGAPPAAERTFTRVTVTGRYDTDNIVLVRGRTVDSRVGFEVVTPLLLADGTAVLVDRGWIPPAPGGAVAQPDVPPAPAGEVTIEGRVHASESGDAKVSRREGRLESRRVSVPQLAGELPYPVHGAYLLLDEQTPAADPVFRAVPVGHANNWQNLGYVVQWWIFAAMTVVGYGWVARREARRIAGVVDERPRDRAADSGTPATA
- a CDS encoding ATP-dependent DNA ligase, with protein sequence MRFLDLAAISAAVGATSGRRAKVELLADALRRLDPPEVAAGSGWLAGELRQRQTGVGWASLGELPAPAAEPTLTVSAVDAAIDEIAAVHGPGSQARRRALVQALYAAATADEQRLLTGLFLGELRHGAQAGLLADAIARAAGVSASVVRRALLLAGDLRAVAVAALGGGAVALAEFGLRVGRPLAPMLAQSASTVDEALAATGVPAVVDVKLDGIRIQVHRSGSDIAVFSRSLDEITARVPEVVAAVRTLPAREIVLDGEAIGLDATGRPLPFQQTSSAAARRSGSAGPAAGAPVAPAVRAAAERTGATVLTPYFFDLLHLDGVDLIDLPGRERWAALRGTADASLLVGRMEVDGPEQAGAAFAAALDAGQEGVVVKAPDAPYDAGRRGAAWVKVKPRHTLDLVVLAVEWGSGRRTGWLSNLHLGARDPGTGGFVMLGKTFKGLTDELLRWQTERFLGLAVDRGDWVVRVRPEQVVEIAFDGVQSSSRYPGGVALRFARVVRYRDDKTAAEADTIDAVRAIHAGRPSG